ATTGTGCCCTCTTAGCTTGGTTGTCATGCAGGAATAGGATAACTCTTGATGTGATGTGAGATGGGGGTGTCAGGATGTCTCTTGCCACCAATTCAACTAGTGTCTTGTTTTCTGTCTGAGATTATTTTGAAATGTGCCAACTAAATATGCCAAATGTCAATACATTTTCTGCATGTAACAGGTCTTTCACATGGCATATTACACACAATTCATGGAAACTTTACTCAACTCACAACACACAACCCCTTTCTATGTGATAGATTTAGGTAAATTGTGCTAATCTAGGAAATAATAAACCTGTCTGTTTTTAGTCTACCGTATGTGCCAAAATCATGGAGTTACTGGGCCAGAACAAGGTGGACCATCATCAGAGGAAAGTTGCTATCGTCAGCCAAGACAGTTTCTACAGAGTCTTGACACTTGACCAGAAGGCCAAGGCACTCAAGGGCCAGTACAACTTTGACCACCCaggtaggggtggcaggtagcttagctgttaaggtcgctggttcgaatccctgaattgctcctgtaagtcgttcttgataagagcgtctgctaaatgactaaaacttaaatgtaaaatgtactaCAGGCCTGTATGAATATTGTAATAATATAAGTATGATCGTTGTAATAACATAAGATCTCCATCAGTCACTTAGATAACGTGGATTTAGTTCATCATGGTGTTTAATTAATCTTAGCTAGAATTATAAATGGCTAATGTTCTGGCTGAACAGTGTAATTGAGTTAATAACCTTGAAATGTTTATTACAGACGCTTTTGACAACGAGTTGATGTACCAAACCCTGAAGGATATTGTggaggggagtgtggtggaggtgcCGACATATGACTTTGTCACGCATTCCAGGTGAGAAGGAAACATTCCATCCAGACCCAGTGTAACAGAGTTAGAAATCCCATTCTTGAATTCAGACAGACTGGACAAAAAAATGCCCACATTCTACAGAGCccagatagataataataataatataatatatgccatttagctgacgcttttatccaaagcgacttacagtcatgtgtgcatacattctacgtatgatgACCCTTGACTGAAAAAAACCCTCAAATAACTAGGTGTATTTATTAGTCTGATTTCATTGGATTAAAATCAGACTAATGAATAGCGTTACTCCAAATGGAAAACTTTGTGCAGTGAAAACAATTGAATTCATATAGGTCTTTCCCCTTTTTGTTTAGTGTGTCTACTTCCGTTTGGTCCCTAAAGTAAACGGTTACCGTTGCAAAAGGTTTGGCAAAAGACCAAATGTTTTGCGATGGAATCAGACTAATGAATACACTCCTGCTACAGAGTACCTCTGAGTTGTCTGCTGCAATCTCTTACATGTTTTCTGACACGCTGCACACTAGGTGCAGTTCCCGAGTAAAACAAATCTTGGTCGACCGAGagtctgttctttcgaccaatcaaTTGGTCGATATTTTGAAATGTGTATTTAGATAGGGTGTGTCTATGTTTGAATAAAGTAAACTATATGTAGTCTGTAGGATATTTTGCGCAGGGGATAAGAAATAATCAGGCAGGCCTATATTGTGGCGTTTCCACCGATCAGAGGATTACATTTTCTTTTGCCTTTCATGCTGAGTggttctcaatggatgtaaaaacagaatTAATTTACTTTCTGTTTGAGGCgaagaaaacattactttgagaagctcaaTAGTGatggtgagttaagacaatcagaaatagtaTCAGATCCCCAAATAGGCAGATTTATAGGTCTACATTTGcgtgcaggccaggtagcctaggcctacttctatgagTTACCAGGCGCACTCAAGATTGACAGGagcactccaaacaaaagacaatacATTTATTGACAACTCAGAAATAAACCTAGGTTGTGCACTCTGCAAACAACGTGTCCACTCCTACAATGACAAAGCTaacactgtaataaacataaaAACAGCTTTCACAGAAACTACCGAAAACAAACATTTATAATTCAAAATTATGGGATTTAAcggtaaatgtactactggtgatactggtgtgccaTCCCTGTGGTCTCCAacggattagtccactgagacaggcgtgTATCAGACAGGTGTCGTGTGCCATCCCTGTGGTCTCCAATGGAtgagtccactgagacaggcgtgTATCAGACAGGTGTCAACCGTGATGTGTCCTTCTCCAACTGATGCAGTATGGAGCgagcgcaaacacacacacagatataattATGTATATTAGTCTGATGTGCATTCTAATGTTGACTGTGGTGCACGGTCACTGGAGTTACATAATAAACATAAACACAGTTTCACCCGTACCTTGAATCCAGGGAACTTCACAATGCGGCTGATTGTGAACACAGCAGGGCATGCTACTTTCTTGGTTTTCAGCAACAGGTTTCTTTTTTCCTTGCCATCTGTTTCCTGAAATATCTAAATAAAATGTTAATTGTCACATGTAAACAACTGGTGTAAACCAACAGCGACATGCTTACAGGTCCTTCCCAACAAAGTAAAATAACAGAAACAATAAGGAATGAATTCACAATGAGTATAATAACTTTGCTATATACCACGGTGTACCTGTGTGTCGTGTGCAaggttgaggtagatatgtacatataggtagagtaAAGTAAGCTACCCAACAGGATAGATAAACAGTAGCatcagcgtatgtgatgagtcaaagggtcaatgcagatagtccgggtagctatttgattaactatttagcagtcttaaggcttgggggtaGATGCGGTTCAAGGGTCCTGTTGGTTCAAGACTTGTTGCATCGGCAacgcttgccgtgctgtagcagagaacagtctatggctggaGTCTGATCATTTTTAGGGGCTtcttctgacactgcctggtagaggtctggatggcaggtagcactgctccagtgatgtactgggccgtacgcactaccctctgtagcaccttgcggtcaGATACAAAGCTGATGCCATACCAAGCTGTGATGCacccagtcaggatgctctcaatggtgcagccaGAACTTTTTGAGAAAATGAGTGGTAGGTAAGAATGGAATTGTTGAGATGGTTGTGAACCTCAACTACCTAGAAGCATTGATGGAACCAGGGTCGTATTCATCAGGCTCCATATGGAAGAGAATGTAATTAAATAGGGAGAGACAACCTTTACTCAAATAAGAAAAGCTCCTTTACATTTTCAGTTGGACAATGCTTTTAATGCTTTCCATAGTGCCCTAATGAATTTGTTTCAGGTCTAGATGCAAAATACATCCTAGCTACAGCTTGTCACACCTGAAATTGATCTAACAAAATTATTTAAGGACCTAGACAGCATTGCCAGCCAAAGGTTG
This region of Oncorhynchus keta strain PuntledgeMale-10-30-2019 unplaced genomic scaffold, Oket_V2 Un_contig_17171_pilon_pilon, whole genome shotgun sequence genomic DNA includes:
- the LOC127919588 gene encoding uridine-cytidine kinase 1-like, producing MTAIRPFEMERPRHRPFLIGVSGGTASGKSTVCAKIMELLGQNKVDHHQRKVAIVSQDSFYRVLTLDQKAKALKGQYNFDHPDAFDNELMYQTLKDIVEGSVVEVPTYDFVTHSR